One Malus sylvestris chromosome 14, drMalSylv7.2, whole genome shotgun sequence DNA segment encodes these proteins:
- the LOC126599309 gene encoding 50S ribosomal protein L11, chloroplastic-like has product MASSVSTSHHVLSSLSSQNTNSRDNVRTQLSSSLWGSPISISSMFSSNPTSSLQFNTRRRLSVTAMAPPKAKPGGKAKKVIGMIKLALEAGKATPAPPVGPALGSKGVNIMAFCKDYNARTADKPGYVIPVEITVYDDKSFTFVLKTPPASVLLLKAAGAEKGSKDPKMEKVGKVTIDQLRTIAQEKLPDLNCSTIESAMRIIAGTAANMGIDVDPPVLEPKKKEALL; this is encoded by the exons ATGGCGTCCTCCGTGTCTACCTCCCACCAcgtcctctcctctctctcctcgcAGAATACCAACAGCCGCGACAATGTGAGGACTCAGCTCTCTTCCTCCCTTTGGGGCTCGCCGATAAGCATAAGCAGCATGTTCTCCTCCAACCCCACCAgctccctccaattcaacacgcGGAGGCGCCTCAGCGTCACAGCCATGGCTCCACCGAAAGCCAAGCCCGGCGGAAAAGCCAAAAAGG TGATTGGAATGATAAAGCTGGCGTTGGAGGCCGGGAAGGCGACTCCGGCTCCGCCGGTCGGCCCGGCACTGGGTTCGAAGGGTGTAAATATCATGGCTTTTTGTAAGGATTACAATGCCAGGACGGCGGACAAGCCCGGCTATGTCATTCCAGTTGAAATCACCGTCTACGAT GATAAGAGTTTTACTTTCGTTCTGAAGACCCCACCGGCTTCGGTTTTGCTTCTTAAGGCTGCAG GAGCGGAGAAAGGTTCAAAAGACCCAAAGATGGAGAAAGTGGGAAAGGTCACCATCGATCAGTTGCGTACAATTGCGCAAGAAAAGCTGCCGGACTTGAACTGCTCGACAATAGAATCAGCAATGCGAATCATAGCAGGGACTGCAGCAAATATGGGGATCGATGTCGACCCTCCTGTTCTAGAACCCAAAAAGAAGGAAGCTCTGCTGTAA
- the LOC126599304 gene encoding metal tolerance protein 1-like has translation MEAQNSGHSHVVEVGGDVPATDTSLCGTKICGDAPCGFSDAKTSYKDAQERSASMRKLLIAVVLCVVFMSVEVVGGIKANSLAILTDAAHLLSDVAAFAISLFSLWASGWEATPRQSYGFFRIEILGALVSIQMIWLLAGILVYEAIARLIHGTGEVEGFLMFLVSAFGLLVNIAMALLLGHDHGHDHGHGHGHGGHGHGHGHGGHGHGHGHGGHGHGHGDGDHNHGHGDGDHNHGHGDGDHNHSHEDHDETHNHGITVTTHHSHHHEVHSNHDDKHHHTDVINITEPLLNHSSEGEKKPEGKKKKQRNINVQGAYLHVLGDSIQSIGVMIGGGLIWYKPEWKIIDLICTLVFSIIVLATTIRMLRNILEVLMESTPREIDATKIEKGLCEMDEVVAIHELHIWAITVGKVLMACHVIVKPDANADMVLEKVVDYIKREYNISHVTIQIERQ, from the coding sequence ATGGAAGCTCAAAATTCTGGGCATTCGCATGTAGTTGAAGTAGGTGGAGATGTGCCAGCTACAGATACGAGCTTGTGTGGGACCAAGATTTGTGGGGATGCACCATGCGGATTTTCAGATGCTAAAACTAGTTACAAAGATGCACAGGAACGGTCAGCATCCATGCGGAAGCTTCTGATAGCAGTTGTCCTCTGTGTCGTTTTCATGAGTGTGGAGGTTGTTGGGGGTATCAAAGCCAACAGTCTTGCGATTCTCACTGATGCGGCTCATTTGTTGTCAGATGTTGCCGCATTTGCAATTTCTTTGTTCTCACTTTGGGCATCAGGATGGGAGGCAACTCCTCGTCAATCGTATGGCTTCTTCCGGATTGAAATACTAGGTGCTCTTGTTTCCATTCAGATGATTTGGCTGCTTGCTGGGATCCTTGTTTATGAAGCCATTGCAAGGCTTATCCATGGCACTGGTGAAGTTGAGGGCTTTCTCATGTTTCTTGTTTCTGCGTTTGGTTTACTGGTTAATATCGCCATGGCACTCTTATTGGGTCATGATCATGGGCACGATCATGGACATGGACATGGCCATGGTGGGCACGGACATGGACATGGCCATGGTGGGCACGGACATGGACATGGCCATGGTGGGCATGGTCATGGTCATGGAGATGGTGATCATAATCATGGTCATGGAGATGGTGATCATAATCATGGTCATGGAGATGGTGATCATAATCATAGTCATGAGGATCATGATGAGACCCATAACCATGGGATTACTGTGACAACACATCACTCTCATCATCATGAGGTGCACTCGAATCATGACGACAAGCACCATCATACCGATGTAATTAACATCACAGAACCTCTGCTCAATCATAGCTCTGAAGGTGAAAAGAAACCAGAAGGTAAAAAGAAGAAGCAACGAAACATCAATGTGCAGGGGGCTTATCTTCATGTACTTGGCGATTCCATTCAGAGTATTGGAGTGATGATTGGTGGAGGGCTTATCTGGTACAAGCCAGAGTGGAAGATTATTGATCTGATATGTACTCTTGTATTTTCAATAATCGTGCTGGCGACAACAATTCGGATGTTGAGGAACATTTTGGAGGTTTTGATGGAGAGCACTCCCAGGGAGATTGATGCCACAAAGATTGAGAAAGGTCTCTGCGAGATGGATGAGGTAGTTGCCATTCACGAGCTGCACATATGGGCGATAACTGTTGGGAAGGTGTTAATGGCTTGTCATGTTATCGTTAAGCCGGATGCTAATGCCGATATGGTGCTGGAAAAGGTTGTAGACTACATCAAGAGAGAATATAATATCAGTCATGTAACGATTCAGATAGAACGTCAGTAG
- the LOC126599306 gene encoding protein DMR6-LIKE OXYGENASE 2-like, which yields MATTTNLLLTDLMFGVNQVPSNYIRPISDRPNLTDFQVSDASSIPLIDLKDLHGPTHSDIIKQIGLACQTDGFFQVKNHGVPEIMIKNMLNIAREFFQLPESERLKMYSDDPSKTTRLSTSFNVRTEKLSNWRDFLRLHCYPLQDYVQEWPNNPPLFREQVGEYCTNVRGLVLRLLEAISESLGLEKNCIVKALGKQGQHMALNYYPPCPQPELTYGLPGHTDANLITVLLQDEVPGLQVLRNGKWVAVNPIPNTFIVNIGDMMQVISNNRYKSVLHRAVVNCNSERISIPTFYCPSPDVVIGPAKELINYDHPAMYRNFTYAEYYEKFWNKGLATECCLDLFKLT from the exons ATGGCCACCACAACAAACCTACTGCTAACAGACCTCATGTTTGGTGTGAACCAAGTCCCTTCAAACTACATCAGACCCATCTCCGACCGTCCAAATCTCACTGATTTTCAGGTATCAGATGCCTCCTCCATTCCTCTCATTGATCTCAAGGACCTCCATGGCCCAACGCACTCTGATATTATCAAACAGATTGGTCTTGCATGCCAGACTGATGGTTTCTTTCAG GTGAAAAACCATGGAGTTCCAGAGATAATGATCAAAAACATGTTGAATATAGCAAGAGAGTTTTTCCAATTACCAGAGAGCGAGAGGTTGAAGATGTACTCAGATGACCCTTCTAAAACAACTAGGCTCTCCACCAGTTTCAACGTCAGGACTGAAAAACTTTCCAACTGGAGGGACTTCCTTAGGCTCCATTGCTACCCTCTTCAAGACTATGTCCAAGAATGGCCTAACAATCCCCCATTGTTCAG GGAGCAAGTGGGTGAGTACTGCACAAATGTGAGAGGATTGGTGCTGAGATTGCTTGAGGCCATATCAGAGAGTTTGGGTTTGGAAAAGAACTGTATTGTTAAGGCATTGGGGAAGCAAGGGCAGCATATGGCTTTGAATTACTATCCACCTTGTCCACAGCCGGAGTTGACTTATGGATTGCCTGGACATACTGATGCCAACCTAATCACTGTCCTTCTCCAAGATGAAGTGCCTGGATTGCAGGTCCTTAGAAATGGCAAGTGGGTTGCTGTCAACCCTATACCCAACACTTTCATTGTCAACATTGGTGATATGATGCAG GTAATTAGCAACAATCGGTACAAAAGTGTACTCCATAGAGCTGTGGTAAACTGTAACTCAGAGAGAATCTCGATCCCAACTTTCTACTGTCCATCACCAGATGTAGTAATTGGGCCTGCCAAGGAGCTCATCAACTATGACCACCCAGCCATGTACAGGAACTTCACATATGCCGAGTACTATGAGAAATTCTGGAATAAAGGACTTGCAACTGAGTGCTGCTTAGACTTGTTTAAACTCACTTGA